The region TGCTTTTTATGCAGTTGTGGGTTTGTATCTTGTTTACGCCGAAAGAAAAATTTGCGGTTTTATGCAATGTCGCGTGGGTCCCAATAGAGTTGGTCCCTATGGCTTTTTTCAGACAATTGCCGATTTGATAAAACTATTAATTAAAGAATTAGTTCCAATAAAAAATGCCGACAAAATCTTATTTAACATCGCTCCTTTCATAGTTATCGGAGTTTCTTTTCTTGCAATTGCCGCAATTCCTTTTGCAAAGGGCTTGCATGCAATTGATTTTAATATCGGTGTATTTTATATTATTGCAGTTTCGTCAATGGGAGTAATCGGAATTCTTCTTGCCGGTTGGTCGAGCAATAACAAATATTCGTTAATCGGTGCAATGAGAAGCGGCGCACAAATTGTGAGCTACGAATTATCTGTCGGATTATCATTAATTACAATGTGCATACTTGCCGGAAGCATGCAGCTTTCAACAATTGTTGAAGCACAAAGAAATGGCTGGTTTATTTTCACAGGTCATATTCCTGCAATTATTGCTTTCGTGATTTTTTTAATTGCAAGCACAGCCGAAACCAATCGCGGTCCATTTGACTTGCCCGAAGCCGAATCGGAATTGACT is a window of Bacteroidales bacterium DNA encoding:
- the nuoH gene encoding NADH-quinone oxidoreductase subunit NuoH, whose product is MWYDFLYDFSILTKGIDKFLSALANPFWVTTWELVIIGVAILAFYAVVGLYLVYAERKICGFMQCRVGPNRVGPYGFFQTIADLIKLLIKELVPIKNADKILFNIAPFIVIGVSFLAIAAIPFAKGLHAIDFNIGVFYIIAVSSMGVIGILLAGWSSNNKYSLIGAMRSGAQIVSYELSVGLSLITMCILAGSMQLSTIVEAQRNGWFIFTGHIPAIIAFVIFLIASTAETNRGPFDLPEAESELTAGFHTEYSGIKFAFFFLAEYMNMFIVASIAATVFWGGWMPLHIGSLTSFNYVMDLIPPFFWYFGKTAFIIFIMMWFKWTFPRLRIDQLLTLEWKYLLPINLVNVLLMALVVMMKWYF